Genomic DNA from Paenibacillus sp. KS-LC4:
CGCTCCATCAACGGAAGCCGATTCATAGAGGTCTTTCGGAATTTGTTTAAGCCCCGCTAGAAAAATAACCATCGTTGATCCAAACTGCCAAGCGTTCAGCAAAATCAATGTGCCTAGTGCCGTATCCGGATTGGATATCCAACCAATTCCTTCAATGCCGAACCAGCCAAGCACATGATTGACGTAGCCATCTAGGCCAAACATGTTTCTCCACAGTGCGGATACCGCAATGCTGCCGCCGATTAGCGATGGAAAATAAATGGCCGTGCGATACCAGTTGAGGCCTCTTACCTTCTTGTTAAGTAAAATCGCAACCATTAGCGAGAAAAACAGTTTAATCGGAACGGCAAGCAATACGAAGGTGAAGGTGACCGTTAGCGATTTTATAAACAGCCTATCCTTCGTAAAGATGCTCTCGTAATTATCCGTCCCGGTCCACGTTGGTGAATCCAGCAGCGAATAATCGGTGAAGGACAAGTAGAACGATTGTAAAATCGGCCACAGCGTCAGCAGCAGAAAACCGATTAGCCAAGGAGAGATAAATACGTAGCCGGCAATATCATGCCCCGTAATTTTCCAGCGGCTTTGTTTTTTTTCAAGCATGGCAAGACCTCTTTTCAGCGCGGGATAAATGGTCGAACTTTGTTGAACCCTGTATATCGTAAACCAATAGTAGTATGAAAGCGTAAACAATGTCAACCTAATTTTTATTGAATGTTATGTTTATAATAAATAACTGAGGTTTACTTAAAGCGTTTACAACAATAACAAGAAACAAAAATCTGCTTTATCCCGCAAAAAAAGACGGTTTAACGAGGAGATTTCCCCGCTAACCGCCTTTTAGTGAAGCTATATCGCCTTTGCTGATCTACAACTTAAAACCTAACAAATTTATCTTTATTAATTTACAGGATCACCTACACTTTCCCGAATAATTAAATCGCTTTGCAGCAAAATTTTCGCATAGGGCATAGGCGCGTTTTCCAGCCGCCATTGCAGCAGTTCAACGGCCTTAATACCAAGCGCCTCCTTCTCTGCATTTACCGTCGTAATCATTGGCGTTTCGCCTAATATTTCAAGATTGTTGTCAAAGCCCGTTAAGGAGCATTGCTCGGGAACCTGCTTGCCAAGCCGCTGCAAAGCATTCATTGCGAGCAAGGCAATTTGGTCATTTGCACATACGAATGCAGTTGGAAAACGGCTGGCTTCAAGCTCTATCAGACTGGACTGCAGCAAATTCAAATTAAACTCGTCCAGCGTCGGCTTTACTTTAAGCAAGCCCTCATTAGGCACATATTCAAGCCGGCACTCGTCCATAACCGAGCGGAAGCCGCTCCAGCGATCAATAAAGCTGCGGGAATAACCAAGCTCCCCGATAAATTGAATGCGAGTATGGCCTTTGCCGATCAAAAACTTGACCAGCTTGCGAATGATATCATAGTTGTTCATAAAGATGCTGTCGCATTCCAGCAGCTCATCCTCATGGTCAACCAAAATAAACGGAATGGCCTTGTTGCGCAACTCGACCAGCATCGGTGTAGCGATCAAGCCCACACCAATAATACCCATTAAGCCTTCAGGCTTCATGACGAGGTTGAAATTTCGCGGCGAATCATCCGATATAAGGACGGAGCCCAGCCCCTTTGCCTCCAAGCTTTTGGAAATGCCATCAAGCACTTTGCCCCAATAGCCCGACTCCTTGTTTTGGCTGCGAATATTCGGAATGAGTATGCCGACAATTTGATGCTCTTCCTCGTTCGTATGCTTGCTGCTTGGCAGCTTTTTGGCACTTTTCTGGTTCATGTAGCCAAGCTGCGAGGCCATTTCAAATATTTTGCTTCGCGTAACGGCGCTAATGCCCGATTTTCCCGATAGAGCTTTGGATACCGCATATTTGGATACGCCTACCCGATCCGCAATTTCCTGCATCGTAACCTTTTTTTGCTTCCCCACGGTCAATCACTCCAAGTCTAAACCAATGTAGTCAACTACTATTTTGTAAACCAAATAATTTATTGATTATCATAACAAATCCACTCCTCCCTGTACACAAGGTAATATTTAGTAATATTTTACCATTCTGTAGTTGCGGCGGCAGGACGATCAATGGCCTTATCCGACTCCCCCGCATTGCGACTTGCTTCCTCACGGTTGCTCTGCATTTCTTCAACCGATTTTGTTTTCAGACGCGCTGCTCCTTCATAGCTGCGCACCGGAATGGCAAGACCATTTTCCAAACGTTTTTTTGCGGCAGCAATTGCCTCTCCGTATTGCGGAAGCCATTGCTCCTGGGCAACAAGCATTTCATCGACCATTTGCCAAATCTCATTCGGGTTACAAACGGCTCCGACCAGCGGGTCCATCATCATCGCTTGGCGCAGCAGCTTGTCATCGCCCTGAATCGCCGCTTCGACAGCCAGCCGCTGAACGGAAATGCTCACATTGCACAAAGCCGCGCAGCCTAACGGTAAATCACCGACATGCGGCATGCTGATGCCGTTCCGATCCGCATAGCCCGGCGCTTCTATAATCGCATCATCCGGCAAATTGGCAATTACGCCATTGTTAACGACGTTGAAGTGGCCGCGGTACACCCGTCCCGTCTCCAGCCCCTCGATAATGTACGAGCCATGCTCCTGACCCCGATGCTCCTTGGCGTAGACCTTAGGCTCTTCCTTCATCCAGTTCGGGAAATCAGTCTCGAACCAGTTGCGCCCTTCTGTGCATACGCGCAAGTAACCGCCCGTTTCACCATTAATCCACGTTCCAAGATCGATCCAGTCGCGAATTTCCTCAGGACGCTTGCGGTACCAAGGCACATATTCGCTCAAATGACCGTTGGATTCCGTACTGTAGTAGCCGAAGCGGCGCAGCATGTCGATGCGCACCTTCTCTGTTTTGCTGAATTCCGGATGCTGTTCAAAGGCCTCCAGCAGCTTGCCCGTCATATCCTCGCCATTATGTTTAATTTGCACATACCACGTTTGATGATTGATACCTGCGCAAATAATGTCAACCTCTTCCCGCGGAAGGCCAAATACTTCAGAAATTTGCGCATGTCCGCCCTGAACACCATGGCATAAGCCAATCGTTCGTACACCGCCATATTTATTACAGGCCCACGTCAGCATCGCCATCGGGTTCGCATAATTCATCAGCAGGCAGTTTGGCTCCGCCACCTCGCGGATATCCTTGCAAATATTCATCATTTCGACGATGCCCCGCTGACCGTACATAATGCCGCCCGCACAAATCGTATCGCCCACACATTGGTCTATGCCGTATTTGAGCGGGATGTCCACATCGGTCTGAAAAGCTTCCAAGCCACCGACACGAATCGTTACAAAAATGTAACGTGCATCCTTCAGCGCTTCGCGGCGATCGGTCGTAGGCTCGATCTCAATTTCTAATCCGTTCTCATTAATATCGCGCTGGCAAAGCTGGGTAACCATGTCGAGATTTTGCGGATTAATATCCTGAAAAGCGACTTTGATATGATTAAATTCTGGTACAGTCAGCAAATCACGCAGCAATCCTCTAGTAAAACCAATACTTCCTGCTCCAATAAATGCAACTTTAAATGACATTGATTTACGCCTCCAATGGCTCGCAATGTAGTAGTGAACAATATGCTAATTGTAGCACCGGCAGCATGAAGGCGTTTGCACAATTATAACTTCTATTTTGCTTCTTTGTATAAAATTCTAACTTTATATCCTAAACGAACAATTAGCGCTCCACTTCCTTGCGCACCGCGCGGCGATAGGCAAGCGGCGTTTCATTCGTATATTTTTTGAAAAGAGTACTGAAATATTGGCTGCTGTTCACGCCAACATAATGGCAAATATCACTGACCGGAATATCGGTCTGCTCCAGCAGCATTCGCCCCTTCTCCATCCGAAAGCGCATGACGTAGTCCATAACCGAGCTACCCGTACCCGCTTTAAATATACGGTGGAAATACCCCGGATGCAGCCTTACCGCAGCCGCAATATCCTTAACCTGAATATCGCGGTCATAATTTTGCTGAATAAAAGCGAGGCTCTCGCCCACATAAAACTCCGATGCATCATGCGACTGGCTGGAGGCCTCCTGTGCAAGCCTGCCAATTTGAACAAGCAGCTGCGTCAGCTGAAGTGCAGTGAGAAGCGGCTCCGAGCGCCGCTTGCCGTCCAGTTCCAGCACGAGCGCCTTCAGCATTTGATACACATCGCTTGGATCGTAAAGCAGCAAATAATCATGCTGCACAGCAAGCAGCGCCGCAAGCGCATGATCTGTCTCCGCCAGTTGTTTAAGGGAAGGAAGTCCCACACCAGTATGGCTAAAAATAAATTCAACATTGAGCATCCGGCATGCGGTGCCCTCCGCAACAAGAAGGCGGTGTGCGACCATCGAGTCGATGACGATGAAATGCCCTTTTTCCATCGGGATGGATTTATTCGGCAGCTCTACCGTGCAATCGCCTGATATGACATACATAATTTCAACAGCGCTATGCTGGTGGTAAGCCATTTCGAAGCCATTCCATTCCTTAAAATAATAAGCTACTACACGAGGATGCTGCTCGGCCTGCATGAGTTGCCCCTGAAAAATACCCCTTCTTTCCACTTCATCGTCCCTCCTCTAAGTAAACACCTTCCAAGCTGCTTACAGCAGCCTGCCGTTATCTTTAGCGAACCACAGCTGCATCGTCAGCATGCTGAGCACAATTGACGTCAGAGACGACGAAGCCGACATCGCAAAGACGATCAATATTTGATAGCGGACCGCCTCAATCGGGTCTGCCCCAGCGACGATCATTCCTGTCATCATGCCTGGCAGCTGTACGAGTCCAACCGTCTTCATGCCGTCCAGCGTAGGAATGAGACTGGAGCGCACTGCCCGGCGCACGGCTTGGCGAATCGCCTGCTTTGCGGTCGCTCCAAGCGCCAGCAGCGTCTCAATCTCTCCCCGCGACGCTTCAAGCTCCCGTTTCATATGGTTTAAATAGAGGCCGCATACGATCATGGAGCTGCCGATAATCATCCCGCTGACCGGGATGATATACCTTGGCTCAGGCTCAATAATACGAAGCGAGAGCAGCAAGGCCAGCGTTACCGCCTCCGTGCCTGCCAATGTAAGCGCAATGCGCAGCCGGATGCCCTTAACCGGCATGGCACGGGAGCCGGCATTCCATGACGCAACCGTAATCATCGAAATAATAATGAGCACAATAAAAATCGGATGATTCGTCTCAAAAATAAAATGCAGCAAAAAACCGATAAACAGCAGCTGCACAGCGGAGCGAATCGTACCGGTAATAATCTCCTTCTCCAGGCCCAGCTTTTGCTTCATTGAGATAAATGTCGTAATGGCAACAAATACTAGCGTACAGGCGAGCGCAATATTATTCATGGGGGTCCTCTCCTTGCTCCCGCGCATGCTGACTTTCTAAAAAGCTGCGCCCCTGCTCCGATCCGGGATTTGTGAAAAAAGCTTCCGTAGCGCTTTGCTCCAGCAGCCTGCCCTCCGCCATAAACCAGATACGCTCGCTTATTTGCCGTGCCTGCTCTAGATCATGAGTAATCCAGATGAATGCCGCGCCTTCCTTCGAGCACCATTCGCGTAGAAACTGCTCTACCTGCCGCTTGCTCTTCGGATCAAGCGATGAAGTCGTCTCATCCAGCAGCAGCAGCGGGGAACGAAGCACTAATGCCCGCGCAAGGGCTGTCCGTTGTTTTTCTCCGCCAGACAAGCTTTCCGCCTCTTTGCTCCATTCGATATGCTCAAGGCCAACGCCTTCCATACACCGCCTCGCCAGCGCTTCATCGAACGGCTTCCCTTGCAGCTCGCTTACCGCTCGCAAGTTATGCTCGACCGATCCCGGCAGCATGCTCGGCGTCTGAGCAACGTAACACACGATGCGCCGCCACTGCTCGGGCTTCCACTCGCTGCTTGTCCGTCCCTTCAGCAATAGCGTTCCTGCATCCAGCTCACCAAGCAGCGACACGATTCGCAGCAGCGTGCTTTTGCCCTGTCCGGATGCGCCTAGCAGCGCAATACGTTCCCCGGCCTGCACCTGTGCTGTAATCCCCTCAAAAATCCATTCGGGAGGTTTTCTATATTTCGATACGTTATCCAAGGTTAATAAGGGGGTCACCTAGCTCTCTCCTTCATCCATAGCCTGCATTTCACCATTATACTCTGCTCCCTGTCTGCTCGAAAGGGAATAGCCAGACGACGATTGGGAGCAGTTGTTGGACTGTATCGGCACTCATAAGCAATTGTGTCATTTTCGCGGCTGTCCTTCGGCTAATGCGGCAAGAAACGGAGGTTTTTTAGTTGACAACAATGGGGGCTGCATGTAATGATAATGATAATTGTTATCAATTGTGAATATAAACATAAAGATGAGGTGTGGAGCCATGGCATTTCAGCAGCCATATAGCATTCTGATTGTGGATGATGAGGAGCATATCCGCAAGCTGCTCAAGCTATTTTTGAAAAAAGAAGGCTGGATCGTTGAAGAAGCCTCGGATGGCATCAATGGCTTGTTCAAGGCGATGCAATACAACTATTCAATGATTTTGCTGGATCGTAATTTGCCAGGGATGGACGGGCTTGAATTTTGCCGCGAGCTCAAGAAGAAAAAATCGACACCCGTCATTATGCTTTCCGCCCGCGGAGAAGAGGATGACCTGCTCGACGGCTTCCAAGCGGGCTCCGACGATTATGTCGTTAAGCCATTCAGCCCGCGCGAGCTGATGTACCGCATTAAAGCGATCATTCGCCGCACCTCGGAGTTTGCTTATCGCGCCTTGCAGCGCAAGCAGACGCCCGATCTCACGCTGCCAGGACTCGTGTTCGATTATGATTCGCGGCAAGTGATTGCGGGAAACAGCAAGGTGAAGCTGACGTTCCGTGAATATGAGCTGCTCCGGTTCATGGCAGCCAACATTAATCAGCCCATTTCCCGCGAGGATTTGATGCGGCGCATTTGGGGCTACCAATCACTCGGCGATTACCGAACGATTGATACCCACGTGAAGCGGATTAGAGAGAAGCTGAGCCGCGTCCACCCCGAATCTGCCTCCCTGCTTCAGACGGTATGGGGCATTGGCTATTGCCTGATGAATCCCGCGGCAGAGACCATTTAGATGAGCGGCTACAGCAGGCAGCATGGCATGACCTATCTATATTAGCCTGTTTTCCTGCCTGCCTTGTCCCCGCTCCCCCGGCTTGACCAACCCCGCTTCAAAACAAAGCAAAAGCTCCGCATTCGCCAATTAGCGCAAGCGGAGCTTTTTTAATATCTGTTAGATTTTACAGCTTCTTTAAATTGTGCGAGCGTGCGCGGCGCCTGC
This window encodes:
- a CDS encoding alpha-glucosidase/alpha-galactosidase: MSFKVAFIGAGSIGFTRGLLRDLLTVPEFNHIKVAFQDINPQNLDMVTQLCQRDINENGLEIEIEPTTDRREALKDARYIFVTIRVGGLEAFQTDVDIPLKYGIDQCVGDTICAGGIMYGQRGIVEMMNICKDIREVAEPNCLLMNYANPMAMLTWACNKYGGVRTIGLCHGVQGGHAQISEVFGLPREEVDIICAGINHQTWYVQIKHNGEDMTGKLLEAFEQHPEFSKTEKVRIDMLRRFGYYSTESNGHLSEYVPWYRKRPEEIRDWIDLGTWINGETGGYLRVCTEGRNWFETDFPNWMKEEPKVYAKEHRGQEHGSYIIEGLETGRVYRGHFNVVNNGVIANLPDDAIIEAPGYADRNGISMPHVGDLPLGCAALCNVSISVQRLAVEAAIQGDDKLLRQAMMMDPLVGAVCNPNEIWQMVDEMLVAQEQWLPQYGEAIAAAKKRLENGLAIPVRSYEGAARLKTKSVEEMQSNREEASRNAGESDKAIDRPAAATTEW
- a CDS encoding sugar ABC transporter permease gives rise to the protein MLEKKQSRWKITGHDIAGYVFISPWLIGFLLLTLWPILQSFYLSFTDYSLLDSPTWTGTDNYESIFTKDRLFIKSLTVTFTFVLLAVPIKLFFSLMVAILLNKKVRGLNWYRTAIYFPSLIGGSIAVSALWRNMFGLDGYVNHVLGWFGIEGIGWISNPDTALGTLILLNAWQFGSTMVIFLAGLKQIPKDLYESASVDGASKLRQFFKITIPMLSPVMFFNLVLGIINAFQMFTSAFIITQGGPANGTYMYVLFLYEKAFKQYEMGYASALAWILLVIIAAFTAINFLVSKYWVFYESDGGKAK
- a CDS encoding ATP-binding cassette domain-containing protein; translation: MTPLLTLDNVSKYRKPPEWIFEGITAQVQAGERIALLGASGQGKSTLLRIVSLLGELDAGTLLLKGRTSSEWKPEQWRRIVCYVAQTPSMLPGSVEHNLRAVSELQGKPFDEALARRCMEGVGLEHIEWSKEAESLSGGEKQRTALARALVLRSPLLLLDETTSSLDPKSKRQVEQFLREWCSKEGAAFIWITHDLEQARQISERIWFMAEGRLLEQSATEAFFTNPGSEQGRSFLESQHAREQGEDPHE
- a CDS encoding AraC family transcriptional regulator translates to MERRGIFQGQLMQAEQHPRVVAYYFKEWNGFEMAYHQHSAVEIMYVISGDCTVELPNKSIPMEKGHFIVIDSMVAHRLLVAEGTACRMLNVEFIFSHTGVGLPSLKQLAETDHALAALLAVQHDYLLLYDPSDVYQMLKALVLELDGKRRSEPLLTALQLTQLLVQIGRLAQEASSQSHDASEFYVGESLAFIQQNYDRDIQVKDIAAAVRLHPGYFHRIFKAGTGSSVMDYVMRFRMEKGRMLLEQTDIPVSDICHYVGVNSSQYFSTLFKKYTNETPLAYRRAVRKEVER
- the fetB gene encoding iron export ABC transporter permease subunit FetB — translated: MNNIALACTLVFVAITTFISMKQKLGLEKEIITGTIRSAVQLLFIGFLLHFIFETNHPIFIVLIIISMITVASWNAGSRAMPVKGIRLRIALTLAGTEAVTLALLLSLRIIEPEPRYIIPVSGMIIGSSMIVCGLYLNHMKRELEASRGEIETLLALGATAKQAIRQAVRRAVRSSLIPTLDGMKTVGLVQLPGMMTGMIVAGADPIEAVRYQILIVFAMSASSSLTSIVLSMLTMQLWFAKDNGRLL
- a CDS encoding substrate-binding domain-containing protein; translation: MGKQKKVTMQEIADRVGVSKYAVSKALSGKSGISAVTRSKIFEMASQLGYMNQKSAKKLPSSKHTNEEEHQIVGILIPNIRSQNKESGYWGKVLDGISKSLEAKGLGSVLISDDSPRNFNLVMKPEGLMGIIGVGLIATPMLVELRNKAIPFILVDHEDELLECDSIFMNNYDIIRKLVKFLIGKGHTRIQFIGELGYSRSFIDRWSGFRSVMDECRLEYVPNEGLLKVKPTLDEFNLNLLQSSLIELEASRFPTAFVCANDQIALLAMNALQRLGKQVPEQCSLTGFDNNLEILGETPMITTVNAEKEALGIKAVELLQWRLENAPMPYAKILLQSDLIIRESVGDPVN
- a CDS encoding response regulator transcription factor is translated as MAFQQPYSILIVDDEEHIRKLLKLFLKKEGWIVEEASDGINGLFKAMQYNYSMILLDRNLPGMDGLEFCRELKKKKSTPVIMLSARGEEDDLLDGFQAGSDDYVVKPFSPRELMYRIKAIIRRTSEFAYRALQRKQTPDLTLPGLVFDYDSRQVIAGNSKVKLTFREYELLRFMAANINQPISREDLMRRIWGYQSLGDYRTIDTHVKRIREKLSRVHPESASLLQTVWGIGYCLMNPAAETI